In Juglans regia cultivar Chandler chromosome 13, Walnut 2.0, whole genome shotgun sequence, the following proteins share a genomic window:
- the LOC118344212 gene encoding uncharacterized protein LOC118344212: MAAGEGGTGRPSFADLVSAVPQPIPEMVLAPRIPKVLDGEVYFQFTKEEIARSAEPFRYSVVLKFLKNRPSLDTVRAFIHNRWGLTATPVVSAMRRPRNVFVRMSNDVDFTKALSREVCEINGIFYRVFRWSPEFNEDAEPSRVPVWISLPGLPPNFYQESFLKMLMAPIGTFIRRDNPTRCATRTDGARLCVEVDAAKPPLSHFWIGVPGISSSQKQEILYETLPAFCSSCKMQGHDV; the protein is encoded by the coding sequence atggcagctggAGAGGGTGGCACCGGTCGGCCTTCCTTTGCCGATCTGGTGAGTGCAGTCCCTCAACCTATTCCGGAGATGGTTCTTGCACCCAGGATTCCAAAGGTGCTGGATGGTgaggtttattttcagtttaccAAAGAAGAAATAGCAAGATCAGCGGAACCTTTCCGATATTCTGTTgttctcaagttcttgaagaATCGTCCGTCATTGGATACGGTGAGGGCTTTCATTCACAATCGATGGGGACTTACAGCCACTCCAGTAGTTTCTGCTATGAGGAGACCGCGAAATGTGTTTGTTCGTATGTCTAATGATGTGGATTTTACCAAAGCATTATCACGGgaggtttgtgaaataaatggGATATTCTACCGTGTCTTTAGATGGTCTCCTGAGTTCAATGAGGATGCCGAACCCTCAAGGGTTCCGGTGTGGATTTCTTTGCCGGGGcttcctccaaacttttatcaagaatccTTCTTGAAGATGTTGATGGCACCGATTGGAACGTTCATTAGACGTGATAATCCGACGAGGTGCGCTACTAGAACGGATGGAGCACGGCTttgtgtggaagtggatgctgcAAAACCTCCTTTGTCGcatttctggattggagtgCCTGGAATTTCCTCTAGCCAAAAGCaagaaatattgtatgaaacACTTCCGGCTTTTTGTTCGTCATGCAAGATGCAGGGTCATGATGTTTGA